The sequence aattataattttttttttttactaaatttaacttaaacatttttctttccctttaattcagtgaatgtatttttaaaagatgattttgtcctctattgttagtaagcatgtttaatacaatttaaagtctgggcacaagctgaataatcagttaagcgctaatgattaatcactgaatagtctaataatcattagattaattatcaaaataaatgttagttGCAGCACTAGAATAAAGTCTGGGTACTTAACATTTTAATCTTTTCGTTGTCTACAAGCAATATACAGTAACAATAGTACCACTTTcagagttgaagtacctcagccGCTCTGTTTAATGCGACAATCATGTATGCTGTGGAGGCAGGGATATTCAAATGAAACCCCTTTACTATGTCACTATGGGACGTTTTGCTCTTTTTGGACTGGAGAGAACATTCTGAGTTCTGAAATTTGCAGTACGTTTTTAGAGTACAATGAcatctttttacttttttttatttttttttttttttatgagaatcaTCATTGGAAATGGTAATGTAAAACGTTCAGACGTTACTGTAATGACAATTGGGGGTTAAAATATGCTTGCATGTACTGAAAATGCACAATGCAAAAGATTTAATATGACCAGGACTTTTTCTTGACTGGTTTTGTTAGAATTACATATATAAAACCAAAGTGGACAATTTACAATCTAGATAGTCAGACATCTTGTTACAACGTCTATGGTCTTCTGGATTATAGATTTGAGTGCCTTTACCTTGTAGATAAATCAACTTTATGTCCATTTTCCTTTTCAGAGGGGATCCGACGAACTCTTTTCCTCCTGCATATCTAACGGACCTTATATAATGAGCTCGGGAGCAGGTAGGCATTTCTTTGTTAAACATGTTTGGGTGAGGAAGTTTCCGTTTCATCTATTTTCAAATGCAGTCTGAACaccctgtttttcttttttcatttagcAAATGGTAATGACAGTAAAAAGTTCAAAGGGGACATCAGGAGCCCAGGCATCCCATCACGAGTCATTCATGTTCGCAAGCTTCCCAATGACATAAATGAAGCAGAAGTCATTTCTTTGGGGCTTCCCTTTGGCAAGGTGACCAACCTTCTGATGCTTAAAGGAAAGAACCAGGTAAAAATCATTGCTGTTTCTCGTTCCTCCCAAAGCATGTTTACTCAACCATCTTCAACATATTGAAGCCCTAGCTTATTGTGTTGTCTTTCACAGGCATTCCTGGAGATGAACAATGAGGAGTCAGCACAGACCATGATCAGCTACTACTCCTCTGTCACCCCAGTCATTCGGAACCACCCAATTTTTATGCAGTATTCCAATCACAAGGAGCTGAAGACTGACAATTCACCCAACCAAGTTGTGAGTACAAAATTACATCACCTTTAAGCATTGAATTGAGGAACATTCCACTAAAGTAAACAACTCTTTTAACAATAATGTTGTTGACTTGTGCTCTGCCCCCTCTAAACCCCATAGAGAGCGCAGGCAGCACTGCAGGCGGTGAATGCGGTCCAGACAGGAAGCTTGTCTTTGAGCAGTGTTGATGGAGCAGGCATGGGGAGCCAGAGCCCTGTGCTAAGAGTCATTGTTGAAAACCTCTTCTATCCGGTTACTCTTGATGTCCTTCATCAGGTACTGACTGTCTTCAATATGATCCAGGACAAAAATTCACTTTCACTGCCAATTTTGGAAAatgtgagaattttttttaaatgtttttttttttatagatcttttcTAAGTTTGGCACAGTTTTGAAGATCATAACCTTTACCAAAAACAACCAGTTTCAAGCACTGGTCCAGTATGCAGATGGAATGACTGCTCAGCATGCTAAGCTGGTGAGTGGCACACTAGATCAATATAATGGATGAATAGACCGTTAAATCCCATCTGAACCATATAGTCATTTGAttatttaacattcaacagtctTTAGATGGACAGAACATCTACAATGCGTGCTGTACCCTTCGCATCAGCTTCTCTAAGCTCACCAGCTTGAATGTTAAGTACAACAACGATAAGAGCAGAGACTACACTCGCCCTGACCTACCTACAGGAGACAGCCAGCCCTCCCTCGAGCAACAGACAATGGCTGCAGCTGCGTTATGTAAAACTTGCATTAATTCACCATAAATCATCTTTAAATACTGTTTTTAATGGTGTTTTCACTGTTTGAAGAATAGTTTTCACAAatgaaattttattttcaaataatttttccatggaacacaagttTTTCATAAAACTATGCAGCTCTTACATACATGAACAATTCATGGGACCTGGTCTGTCAagctcaaagaaaaaaaaaaaaagaaaaacccacCTTCACCAAAGCTTGCATCTAGCCAACATCCAGATTAATAAATGGCACATCAATGTACACTGCACattgagattattattattttttttagcttggtcactatgaactggcATTGTATGGCAAGGGCTGCGGAAAGATACTTAAAACGTCTCCTTTTTTCCACGATCAAAATAACATGAGGACAATCAAATGGCTGAATAAAACTTTTTGGTTGAAGCGTTTCTTTAAAGTCAGCTGCTTAACTGCATGTTATCTTTTAGCTGCTCCTGGTATAATATCTGCATCACCATATGCTGGGGCACATGGTTTCCCACCTACATTTACCTTTCAACAGGCAGCAGGTCAGTCACAACTCTCATAATAGCTCTCTGTGGATTGCAGTGTCCCAGTTTCTCTCTTAAGCCTCCATGCTGTATAGTGATGACTGTTCCTCCCACAGGTCTGTCTTTGCCTGGTATGCCTGCCGGGGCTTTTGCATCACTCGGGGTCCCTGGTGCTGCGGCAGCCGCTGCTGCCGCTGCTGCTGCTGGACGGCTGAGCCTCTCTGGTCTCACTGCTGGAGGGCACAGTGTCCTGCTAGTCAGCAACCTGAACCCTGAGGTTAGTGGTCTCTGCATTGTTTAGGTTCACTTGGTTATCACTTAATTTAGCCTATGATGGTTCTCATTTTAAGTTAAACCAGTTTGGATTGGTTTGAACTGTAATTATACTAGAAAATCTATTATTACATGGTATCCTGGCATAATCTTGGTTATAAATCTGCCATCTTCAAATTTAAGTATTAACAGGCACTTCAAATATACTAAAGATGAGAAATTTTGGTGGGCATTTATTACAGAGAGGAGGCCCAGTTAAACTGCCATTCTTTGCACAAGGCATTAAACATGATTTACGAACGTGCATGTAAGCTGTTTCTTAATATTCGTTGACTTTTGTCTGAAGCCATCTGAAACATTTCATTTCTAGTATTTCTTTAGAGCTATGAGTTTATATTGTCTCTGTCTTTCCTGTATTTCATTTGTTAATCTTCTCtcctcttttttttccccttagTGTTCCTATAGTGAAAGGCATTTAATTTAGCAAGTTCTGCTGACTGGAACACTACATTTCTTTGTGTATACTGACCTTGTTTTTTACTTCCTTTTTCTTGTTTCTCTCCCTCCCCATTCCCCTTCcccctttttattattttaataccttGACGTGGAATCTCTTACCAACTgactgcaattttttttaaaactcccCTACCTACCCAACCAATACTGTTGCCTATTCACGCAAATATTGGATGCACTTACACAATTTTGTTTTCACTGAACAACCAACCACAACAACCACCACTACATTACTGGATGTCCTACTCCTTTACCTCTATCCTTTCCCCACCTTTCCATCATGAACAATATCACCCACCTTCATGATCCTACCACCGTTTTTCGCCATTCCTGTGGAACTGCCTCGCTGTGGACATGTTCAACTCCACTGTCCTGCCTCCGATCTTTTCCTGTCCCTTCCTCCCTACGCTGCCTTCCTCTGCTGTCTTAAGAGCGTTACGCCCCAATGCCTCTTTATTCTTTTCGGTATGTTATCATTGGCATCTCCTTTTTATTaccttttttttattcatattttaactTCATCTAAATGTGTACTTtggtttgtatgtgttttttttttgttttgttttttttttttaagcaatcagCTGCAGCTATTTTAGGCTCTATGTTTACAGGGTTTCCGCAGGTCTTAAAGTCTTAATTTGCCCTCCTGTAAATTAAGGCCATAAAAAGGTCTTCAATCAGAGCAACAAGTCTTAAATTCATAAGGGTATGGCATTAAATGTTGTTTGAGGGATTGCTTTCTCATTGCGTTAAAGTAGGGTGACAAGATGTCCCGTTTAAATTTTTCAAAACAATGTATTATGTCGtggtttcagctggtaggctTTTTTTGCTAATTACGTTTAATATACTAATTttccttctcgctattgtctttTGGTGTCACTTGCAGAGAATAGAAGAAATTTAGATTCGTCACACATTGATTTGACAATGCATTCATTATAGTTTCAGCAAttctggttaccatggcaatgatgtCATATGCTTTGATTGTGCTCTTTGTAGTCCTGTCAGTCAGTGGAAGTAGAAATGTACCTATAAAAATTgttttcaacaacgagctgaaagGAGCCAATTAATTTCTTTGGATATGTATAAGTATTTTCCTGTCgcttttaatgttaatttccagTTAATTAAACTGTAGGCTATATTGTTTATGAAACTTTATATACGTTTAAGTGCAGAATTTGTATGTAGAACTGaccttcaaaagctacataatGCAATGTAttcttatttacacaaatcatcctattcaaaagtttgcacccctttggtggttcttgtgttgccttcttgagcatcagtaattgtttgcaccttttgtaatagttgtgagTCCCTCAattgtgtcaaaagctggatctcatCAAAGAGCCTttgaagaactcaaatgtgcagaagatgctgagaaACCCAAAATATTGTACAGTAGTTGGGGGGGGTTCTTAAGAAAAGTGGACTTCATCAGAACTCGAACagttattacacaaacagtcattgatcatcgaGAAAGCAACACGCCATATTAAAAACCATCAGAATGAAAACTTCTGAACAGGATCttgtgtgtaaattcagttactattttgACTTGTGGAATATATGTGAGGATCTGATGTCAAAAAGCTTCAGGCCAGTACTAAACCAAAATGCAGAGTGAAGAATAGGCCTAATTTCTGTACGACATGGACAACAGATCGCTAAATATTCATCAGTGTACAATAGTGGTGGTGGTATGTGCTGCTTCATCTGTCAGTAAGTGACACAGCAGTGTTGTAGAGCAATATAGCTGAAACAATGGGTCCGATCAGAAGGTAAAATTTATGTCCATGTTCTGGTTGTTTGGAGCAGAGGTATTAAAGTTAAGATTTTTTGCCAAATTCAAGTAATGGGAGATCTATTGAAAGATGCATTTTTAAGCTTTGAAATGTCGCTATAAATATGACTCTTCATGTGCTCCgtagatatttacatttagagaACGTATTGACTGGGGTGTAactgttctcataaaaaaaactgAACCGTACGGTTCACCACCCTAGGTTCGGGAAGCATTGGTACCAAGGTAGGTTCACCTAAAGTTTAATGATGCATCTAGAGCACAAGTTCTGTTCAAGAAAAAGCATCAGACAGGCACAGTTACAACTTCTGCCAATGGATCTGTAGATGGATGCACTCGCCCAGTGTTCAcatgggtcaacttgatgacatcactgatCTGCATgcgttgtgtgtagttgaaaatggtaacaacagcgatggtcaaaagaCATATACAAAACAGGCATAGTTTGCAGACATCACTCGACATGACTGCTGTATACTGGTAATATATGTCAATGTTCTTGAGGGTTTTGTGCTTTGGGTTTTAAAATGTGCACGTAAGTTATTCCTGTTTTCTCGTGTGGCTGTAATCTATCGCAAGCGACAATGAGCTTTGATTAATTGCATTGAAATGTCATTATAGTtaatacattgatacatgatTAATCATTTACGCCGACATTACCCAGGAAAGAGTCGCAGGTGAGCCGAAACTACGCGGACTCACTTCCATTTTTAAGCATACAATATGTGCTAATTAGGACAGACATGAAACGATAACTAAAGTGCTTggtgttcatgtgggatttccaggtattaaaatactcaagcagcattatcacaacatcccttctcgtatgcattttaatattaaagttattccttctatagtgatgtacacCTTCAgtatattgaatatatgttgagaagtggtggctcagcggttaaggctctgggttactgaccgaaagatcgggggttcaagccccagcaccgccaagataccactgttgggcccttgagcaaggcccttgaccctatctgctccaggggcaaaGTTATTCTGTTTCatgctgaccctgcgctctgaccccagcttagttgggatatgcgaaaacaactgcatttcattggctctgtacctttACACTGCACGATGACAAAGTTGAATCTTACTCTTACTTTGAAATGCACTGTTGATGCATGCAGCATTATAGTGCAGATATCAAGTTAAAATGTTGCtttagaaattttttttttttttaaggactcTGAAAactaaccattgttttactatagtaatattgtaggaacCATGACTGTAGTTTCCATGGTTTTCAGaccagaaatcatggttttgattcaattaaccatGGATTTATATCCGTAATACTGTGGTTTCTATaaagtaaccatgattttactatatattgtaaccatgactgtaACCATGTtgtattgtggttactatgattttactacaaataccatggttaaactatgtactgttgtaaaacaatgactgttatttaagggcaaacctgttgaaatATTTACCAAATAGATtatctttggatttggcagtaatattttttttctgaagtaATCAAATACCGTAACTGACCCTTAAACCGCGATTCAAACTGAACTGTGAAATTCAAACAGTTACACCCCTATTATTGATGTATTGTTGCCTTCAATTGATTCCATAAATGTTCTTTAGTTggtcttaaagtcttaaatttagcttcataaaacctgcagaaaccctgattTAGCTTGTTTTGgcaaaagcaaaacatattgcgaataacaaaatgtacatttgtagtTATCAATTGCTGAGCTTAGTTTAATCCTGGCCACTTGCTGTTGTGACTTCGGTCCAATTTGTGAGCCTTGAATGGTGACTTTATAATGTACTTTTAATGTTGCAGCTTTTTGCTCATTTAACATGACATACATGCCAAAGAAAGCCATCTATACAATACTACTTTTAATAGTATTTTGTAAGCTTTAAATTTGATTCCTTGCATGTTTTGACAATCAGCCAAGATAGAGTATAGATGTTCCGTAGTCTGGAaagaaattaaagggatagttcacccaaaaataaaaattctcatttacgctccctcaagccatcccagatgtgcatgactttcttcagctgaacacaaagatccatatgactccactggttaatgTCAAGCGATAAGAGCGCTTTATTttagtccttttcactataattgacATCCGCTCTCCAAAGCACGTCCACGAGGGGACTCAGTTCACCCTGCCTCTCATGACGTAAGCACACTGGCATGGTTAAATAAGCAAAACCAATAAAGCTTGTGAACCGTgttccatttgtaaacaaatCGAGCTGCCTAATTTCACATGTGAACATGCCAGTGTACTTGCATCACACGAGACGCAGCATTGTCCCCTCCTGGACGCAAGTTGGAGAGTGATGGAAAGTTAACAATTCTAGTGAAAAGGACTTTTAATGTTGAGCTGTTTTTTACCCAAAGTGGTCATATCAAAACCACTGgggtaatatggattacttttactatgattgtctttgctttatggagctttaaaatgctgatcaccatccacttgcattgtatgaacctacagagtagagatatttttctaaaagtctttgttcagcagaagaaagtcatgaatATCTAGGATGgtatgagagttttcatttttaggtgaactttccctttaacataAATCAATCAAGATGGCTTCTCAAGTAGACATTCCAAAAAGCTACCTGGGTTAAAAAGTTTAAGATACAAGTCAATGGCCAGTAGTGAATATCCGTAATTTAGATGTAGTCTATTTTCAACAGTAATGCATGCCTTAATTGGTCTATGATCAACTAAAGTGAAGTATCTAGGCAACAAATGTGCTCTTACATCTATTGTTCTCTTTGTTTGGTTAGGTGTTTATGGTGATGTCATGAGAGTGAAAATTCTGTTCAACAAGAAGGAAAATGCTTTGGTGCAGATGTCTGATGGAACCCAAGCCCAGCTAGGTATTTATGTGTTCCTCTTTAACTTCTGTAGCTCTTTCCTAAGAAGTGCGACTTGCCTAAGAAGTGTAATGAGTTCTGTGCCACCTTCCTATTTTGTCCTCTATAGCTATGAGTCACTTGAGTGGGCAGAAACTATATGGTAAGGGTTTGCGGGTGACTCTTTCCAAACATACCATGGTGCAGCTGCCACGTGAAGGCCATGAGGATCAGGGGCTCACCAAGGACTACAGCAACTCTCCTCTTCACCGCTTCAAAAAGCCAGGCTCCAAGAACTACTCCAACATCTTCCCTCCTTCCTCAACCCTCCACCTCTCCAACATCCCGTGAGTCCAGCATCCTTATGCCAATATATTTGAGCATCTTGAGCACTGCCTTGGCTTAtggcaatgttttaaaatgtcctCTTCTTTTTAGACCTTCTGTCACTGAGGATGATATCAGAGGCCTGTTTCTAAGCTCAGGAGCTGTGGTTAAGGCCTTCAAGTTTTTCCAGTAAGTATTTTGAATATTGCTACTGGTGGAGTTGCAATACTTTCTGGaagtttataaatattatttataaaatattatgttaatttattttcagGAAAGACCGTAAAATGGCTCTCATACAGTTGGGCTCTGTGGAGGAAGCAATCGAGTCACTGATCAAATTTCACAATCACGACCTGGGAGAGAACCATCACCTCAGAGTGTCCTTCTCCAAGTCCACGATCTGATAGAGTGGTGGGTCCAGAAGCCGTTAAGTTTTATTGAAGGAGAGAGAGGACTGTCACTTTAGACCAAACTTTAAGCCTTCCACAAGTTATCACTGTGGATATGTTTTCCACAACACACACTTCATCATTCCTTTTATTATATCCATATTCTtgtatgtaattattatttttttttttttgtatttccacTTTAAACCAGTAGAACAGAGGGATGCTTTAACCCAATGTGTTTGGGTTTTAATAGTACCTTTCTCTAACGGTTTGTCACGGACCTGATTTTAGTGGCACAAACTGATTTTGGATCATAGATGCTGCATAGTTTACACTTGTGCCTCTGCGGAAACCCGCACTCTTTCAGGTTGCATACACAAAGCCTTCATTTGTTGAACCTATCATTAACCTCCCCCCACAACCTTCTGCCTTTCAAAAAAATTGCGCCTTACATAGCTCTTAATATATCAATGGCCTTAGTGATATCTTGGTGGTGTTTGCTCCAATACAGGAGCCAGTAACctcaattttaaaaatgttcccAGATAGTTTGTCTAATGACTAACAGGAGCCCAGTATAATGCACAAATGTAAAGGGCAGCATTTAGCAGTTCAGTTCGTTACCGGCTTTGTTTTTTTACTGGACCATCACAGCTTGTTTGGCTTTTGCAGATAGCTAAACTATACATGATGTCCTACTCATACcgtatgttaaaaatgtatataactaTTCTTCCATtccatgtttttatatatatatatatatatatatatatatatatatatatatatatatatatatatatatatatatatataaaacatttaaaaaagcacaTATTTCTATACTGTATCTATCTGGCATTGGCCCGCTACGCACTCTGTGCCTAGACCACCATATTCTCCTTTTATTTGTGGATTCACATTGTAATTGCCCCACTCTTTCCCATTGCCCTGCTTGTTACGGGTTTTGTAAATTCAACATGAAACCGGTCGGAACCAGTCCAGAGTTCACAGCCTTTGATTTTGCCTTTTGGTGCTCTCAACCTCATTTACCACATTAAAGAATTAAAACATTAGCATTACAGAGTCTTAATCGACCATTTCAGGACATTTGACGAAGACAACTGTGACAAGAATTTTGACTCATGTAAAGTGTAGGAAAAAAGTTAAGCAACATTAAGGCCATGGTCTTTCCAGTGCATCAGTTTCATCTTGTTTGTGGTGTGAACATGGGTCTTGATTCTCAGACATTCCCTTGAACCTTTTAGCTTGTAATTGTGTTTAGGGGGAAAATGCTCTGTTTCTTTGAGCCTTTGCAATTTAGCAGAATATTGCATTCCTGGCAGGAGTGAAGTTTGTTTGAATggctattattttgtttttactgagtAGCAGCATGATGGACCAAAGCATCTTCCATGTTCTGCCAGCCAGTTTTGTCTTTCTTATTGAAGTTTATCTTGCTGTGCAGCAATATTCTGTTTTCTGTATCAACAGTCTTGATTTAGTGAGGAGTCAGTTTAAAGGGCTGTGTCCATATTGCCTTATTTGTTTACTAAAAGCAACTAAACAACTTGGAGAAATATTACAAACAAAATAGAAAAGACatggtgttttttatttgttttttgggggggcatAAATATGTATCGAAATATTATTTCTGTTGTCGGAGAACAGAACCAAATGAAAGTCTTAAGTGGAGAACTTATTTCTGTGACTAGTTATTCCTTGTTTTTCCCTGTATGGCTTAATATGAGCAGAGTGGGTGAAGGCTActgtatataacttttttttctttttttagtaatTGAAAATCAACAAGTTCTGTCTCAaacatgtatattttgataaggtAATAGCAGAAATTCAGCTCATTGTAGAGCCTTTTTTTATTACACAATATTAAAGAGATTCCTACACTTTGTGTCTGTATATGTAATTGCCCTTTTAAATGCATAACCTTGCTTTTGATAGTTCCTCATACTTTTCTGCCTTCAATAAATCGTTCAGTTTCTCCCTTTCACCTTTTGTCTTATAATTTCTCAAATTGTATTAAACATCTTTGCTTTTTTTCATATTCCATTTTCTGTTGGCTCTGTCAAATGTTTAACAATTTCTCTTTACAACCTCTTCCCATTTGAGGAAGATCTCTATAGAATCACTGGTTTGACTAACATCTCACCATCTGTTTCAGTTTACAGAATAGGAAATTGCACTAACATACTGTTTACCCGAATTAAGTTTGTGTCGACAACAcgaaattaaaatatttgatacACTTCTTGGAGCATTTTTAAACCGCTTAATTGGATACCTGATAGAAGATTGAACAACTCGTTCACTTCTGCGTTCAGGAGAAAGTTGTATAGACGCTTCTCGTACAGCAGGTGTCGCACGCGATTAACATTCAAAATTGTTTGGCGCTTTTAAGGAATCTGGAGGCAAATCATTTTCATGGCTGAGAGGATTTGATTATTGGATCAGTTTAGTTAAAGCAGAGAGTatagtaggtttttttttttttttttttttgagaaagctCTCATCCTCATTCAAGAAACTTTTTCAGTTATTCGCCGCGTACAATTTGCTGCTTGACATATCGGTAAATTAGCGATGCAAAAATAAGCAAAGGTAATGTTGACTGATGTCTAGTTTGTTCATTGAATTGAATACACTGATTCGAGGGGAAAAACAGTTGTggcaatttgtttttcaaaagctATTGAAAGCTAACCAAGTCAACAAGTGTCCGTGAAGAGCGTGACAggaaatataaaacaaaagtgatgtttgaagaaaaggTAAATATTACTTAAGAGCGGAATAACCGTCATTTCCACTCAATGTTTAATTTGGAATTCAAATTATGCAAAATGCGTGAAAATATGTTTGTGTATTAAGGATATAAAAAATTTAGTTATGAAATGAGTGTTGCgtctattttatttcaaaaacgttAAAGATGTCCTTTAATCACTGTTATTTCCACCATCGTATTTATTATTCAatacaaaacagaatttaagatgttGTGTAAATGACactggtgggaattttcatggcTTTCAGAGAAAAAAGAAATCGCACCGTAGACTTAAAGGGaccgttcacccaaaatttttaattctcataAACTCAGCCtcgtgccatctcagatgtgtatgaatttcttctgttgaacgcagatttttagaagaatattaaagCTCCGttagtccacacaatgcaagagaatggtggccagaactttgaaggatcaaaaatcacaaagggagcataaaagtaatccataactccagtggttaaatccatgtcttcagaaacaatataagtgtaggtgagaaacgtATCATTATTAAGGTCCTTTTTTTCCCATAAgttctcctcccagcccagtaagtggcgatatgcatgaataatgcgtATCGACAAAttcaaaagaatgtgaaagtggagatttataataataaaaaaaaatgacttaaatttgtatctgtttctcatcatatCTACAGAAGCCCGTtttgtccttgttttttttttttttttttttaaactttttctgTCTTTTCACGTTATCACAACTTAATATTCCTTCGGCCTACACAGTTTATTTTACTGCCATCTGGTGTTCAAAAAAATTAAGCGTAACCGGTTAGCCACTGTGGCTGGTGTTTTGaagcaataaaatgtattaataatgccATTATGGTATTTTCGTCTTTTGTTAActaaagtgtttataaataatactCAAGTGAACACTCCAAGGCTTCACATATGAGTTAAGAAGTCACTGTGTTTTGTTAGGAAATACACTCGCTGAGTTCTTGATT comes from Xyrauchen texanus isolate HMW12.3.18 chromosome 9, RBS_HiC_50CHRs, whole genome shotgun sequence and encodes:
- the ptbp1a gene encoding polypyrimidine tract-binding protein 1a isoform X3 translates to MSSGAANGNDSKKFKGDIRSPGIPSRVIHVRKLPNDINEAEVISLGLPFGKVTNLLMLKGKNQAFLEMNNEESAQTMISYYSSVTPVIRNHPIFMQYSNHKELKTDNSPNQVRAQAALQAVNAVQTGSLSLSSVDGAGMGSQSPVLRVIVENLFYPVTLDVLHQIFSKFGTVLKIITFTKNNQFQALVQYADGMTAQHAKLSLDGQNIYNACCTLRISFSKLTSLNVKYNNDKSRDYTRPDLPTGDSQPSLEQQTMAAAALSAPGIISASPYAGAHGFPPTFTFQQAAGLSLPGMPAGAFASLGVPGAAAAAAAAAAAGRLSLSGLTAGGHSVLLVSNLNPESVTPQCLFILFGVYGDVMRVKILFNKKENALVQMSDGTQAQLAMSHLSGQKLYGKGLRVTLSKHTMVQLPREGHEDQGLTKDYSNSPLHRFKKPGSKNYSNIFPPSSTLHLSNIPPSVTEDDIRGLFLSSGAVVKAFKFFQKDRKMALIQLGSVEEAIESLIKFHNHDLGENHHLRVSFSKSTI
- the ptbp1a gene encoding polypyrimidine tract-binding protein 1a isoform X1, which produces MDGRLDTDLYPLGSSYVTEIDSVHDITVGTKRGSDELFSSCISNGPYIMSSGAANGNDSKKFKGDIRSPGIPSRVIHVRKLPNDINEAEVISLGLPFGKVTNLLMLKGKNQAFLEMNNEESAQTMISYYSSVTPVIRNHPIFMQYSNHKELKTDNSPNQVRAQAALQAVNAVQTGSLSLSSVDGAGMGSQSPVLRVIVENLFYPVTLDVLHQIFSKFGTVLKIITFTKNNQFQALVQYADGMTAQHAKLSLDGQNIYNACCTLRISFSKLTSLNVKYNNDKSRDYTRPDLPTGDSQPSLEQQTMAAAALSAPGIISASPYAGAHGFPPTFTFQQAAGLSLPGMPAGAFASLGVPGAAAAAAAAAAAGRLSLSGLTAGGHSVLLVSNLNPESVTPQCLFILFGVYGDVMRVKILFNKKENALVQMSDGTQAQLAMSHLSGQKLYGKGLRVTLSKHTMVQLPREGHEDQGLTKDYSNSPLHRFKKPGSKNYSNIFPPSSTLHLSNIPPSVTEDDIRGLFLSSGAVVKAFKFFQKDRKMALIQLGSVEEAIESLIKFHNHDLGENHHLRVSFSKSTI
- the ptbp1a gene encoding polypyrimidine tract-binding protein 1a isoform X2, coding for MDGRLDTDLYPLGSSYVTEIDVHDITVGTKRGSDELFSSCISNGPYIMSSGAANGNDSKKFKGDIRSPGIPSRVIHVRKLPNDINEAEVISLGLPFGKVTNLLMLKGKNQAFLEMNNEESAQTMISYYSSVTPVIRNHPIFMQYSNHKELKTDNSPNQVRAQAALQAVNAVQTGSLSLSSVDGAGMGSQSPVLRVIVENLFYPVTLDVLHQIFSKFGTVLKIITFTKNNQFQALVQYADGMTAQHAKLSLDGQNIYNACCTLRISFSKLTSLNVKYNNDKSRDYTRPDLPTGDSQPSLEQQTMAAAALSAPGIISASPYAGAHGFPPTFTFQQAAGLSLPGMPAGAFASLGVPGAAAAAAAAAAAGRLSLSGLTAGGHSVLLVSNLNPESVTPQCLFILFGVYGDVMRVKILFNKKENALVQMSDGTQAQLAMSHLSGQKLYGKGLRVTLSKHTMVQLPREGHEDQGLTKDYSNSPLHRFKKPGSKNYSNIFPPSSTLHLSNIPPSVTEDDIRGLFLSSGAVVKAFKFFQKDRKMALIQLGSVEEAIESLIKFHNHDLGENHHLRVSFSKSTI